Proteins encoded in a region of the Flammeovirga yaeyamensis genome:
- a CDS encoding glutamate synthase-related protein — protein sequence MAQKQLVPFDQLSDREPHYAILNGLDLVVVKYDDNVSVLYGRCLHRGALMSDGFVQGDNLICGVHNWDYRIDTGVSEYNNAEALHKFTSEVIDGFVCVEEDEVNAFLKEHPQPFNREEYQGLYMDTHPEETEPYTSYIKELSKNGLKNYGHHGPSTSMGVDRNKLPKWEDIQFLPAQLSKRPLLDHEEVSTEVIIGKNAKKPLKLDRPMFVSDMSFGALSYEAKVALSKGAEMAGTGICSGEGGMLPDEQANNSKYFYELASGKFGFSWEKVKKAQAFHFKGGQGAKTGTGGHLPGNKVTKEIAEVRGLNEGETAISPAAFPDLFTAEDFKKFADEVREKTGGIPVGFKIAASRIEEDIEFALKVGVDYIILDGRGGGTGSAPSILRDNINVPTIPALVRAKRFLEKVGRTDVTLVITGGLRVPEDFAKAMMLGADAIAVSNSALQAIGCLGMRACGTNNCPVGIATQKENLRSRLLIDKSAKQLATFFQASTDLMKVVARSCGHASFQEFNFSDLSTISYDMHQLTGIRYAGIQHS from the coding sequence ATGGCCCAAAAACAACTCGTTCCTTTCGATCAACTTTCTGATCGAGAACCTCATTATGCTATTTTAAATGGATTAGATCTCGTCGTTGTAAAATATGACGATAATGTTTCTGTATTGTATGGCAGGTGCTTACATAGAGGAGCACTTATGTCCGATGGATTTGTACAAGGCGATAATCTTATTTGTGGAGTTCACAATTGGGATTACCGCATTGATACTGGAGTCTCTGAGTACAATAATGCGGAAGCTTTGCACAAGTTTACTTCTGAAGTGATCGATGGATTTGTTTGTGTTGAAGAAGACGAAGTGAATGCGTTCTTAAAGGAGCATCCTCAACCGTTTAATCGGGAGGAGTATCAAGGTTTGTATATGGATACGCATCCTGAAGAAACCGAGCCATATACTTCTTATATCAAGGAGTTATCAAAAAATGGTTTGAAAAATTATGGTCATCATGGCCCATCAACAAGTATGGGTGTGGACCGAAATAAGCTTCCAAAATGGGAGGACATTCAATTTCTACCTGCACAGTTATCCAAGCGTCCTTTATTAGATCACGAAGAAGTATCAACGGAAGTTATCATAGGAAAAAATGCGAAAAAGCCATTGAAGTTGGATCGACCGATGTTTGTTTCTGATATGAGTTTCGGTGCACTTTCTTATGAAGCAAAAGTGGCCTTATCGAAAGGAGCAGAAATGGCAGGGACAGGAATTTGTTCCGGTGAAGGAGGAATGTTACCCGATGAGCAAGCGAACAATTCGAAATATTTTTATGAGTTGGCTTCAGGGAAATTCGGCTTCTCTTGGGAGAAAGTGAAGAAAGCACAAGCGTTTCATTTTAAAGGGGGACAAGGTGCAAAAACAGGAACAGGGGGACACCTTCCAGGGAATAAAGTAACAAAAGAAATTGCAGAAGTTCGAGGTTTGAATGAGGGAGAAACAGCCATTTCTCCAGCGGCATTTCCTGATTTATTTACAGCGGAAGACTTTAAAAAGTTTGCTGATGAGGTGAGAGAAAAAACGGGTGGAATCCCCGTGGGTTTTAAGATTGCCGCAAGTCGCATTGAGGAAGATATTGAGTTTGCTTTAAAAGTTGGCGTAGATTATATCATTTTGGATGGTAGAGGAGGAGGAACAGGTTCGGCCCCATCTATTTTGAGAGATAATATTAATGTGCCGACCATTCCCGCATTGGTTAGAGCAAAGCGATTCTTGGAAAAAGTAGGTAGAACTGATGTTACATTGGTCATTACTGGTGGATTAAGAGTGCCCGAAGATTTTGCAAAAGCAATGATGCTAGGAGCAGATGCTATTGCGGTTTCTAACTCAGCTTTACAAGCTATCGGATGTTTAGGAATGAGAGCTTGTGGCACAAATAACTGTCCTGTCGGAATTGCCACTCAAAAAGAAAACCTCAGAAGTAGATTATTAATTGATAAATCAGCCAAACAATTGGCGACTTTCTTCCAAGCAAGCACCGACTTGATGAAAGTGGTGGCAAGAAGTTGTGGACATGCTTCTTTTCAGGAATTTAACTTTTCAGATTTATCGACCATATCATACGACATGCACCAATTAACCGGAATTAGATATGCAGGCATACAACATTCTTGA
- a CDS encoding carboxymuconolactone decarboxylase family protein: MKNFTIHTIETAPEKSKSELEAKKKAYGYLPNLTATLAESPQLLHAYNELHNLFTQSSFDKDELTVVWQTLNVENNCHYCVPAHTAIAHSMKVDTAITEALRNQTPLPTDKLEALRAFTLAMTRERGFVSDATLEAFYNAGYTQRSVLDVILGMAQKTISNYTNHVAKTPLDKVFEPFKWEK, translated from the coding sequence ATGAAAAATTTCACAATTCACACCATCGAAACAGCTCCTGAAAAAAGTAAATCAGAATTAGAAGCAAAGAAAAAAGCATACGGTTACTTACCTAATTTAACAGCTACATTAGCCGAGTCGCCTCAATTATTACATGCTTATAATGAATTGCACAACTTATTTACTCAGTCGTCTTTTGATAAAGATGAATTAACGGTGGTTTGGCAAACACTTAATGTGGAAAACAATTGTCATTATTGTGTACCTGCACATACTGCAATAGCACATTCTATGAAAGTGGATACAGCAATTACTGAAGCTTTAAGAAATCAAACACCTCTACCAACTGATAAATTAGAAGCATTAAGAGCATTTACTTTGGCAATGACTAGAGAAAGAGGATTTGTTAGTGATGCAACTTTAGAGGCTTTTTATAATGCGGGTTACACACAGAGAAGTGTATTAGATGTCATCTTAGGAATGGCTCAAAAAACAATTAGTAATTACACAAATCACGTAGCTAAAACACCATTAGACAAAGTTTTCGAACCATTTAAGTGGGAGAAATAA